The Musa acuminata AAA Group cultivar baxijiao chromosome BXJ2-2, Cavendish_Baxijiao_AAA, whole genome shotgun sequence genome has a segment encoding these proteins:
- the LOC135606222 gene encoding uncharacterized protein LOC135606222: MDCNREKALKAKETAERKFNAKDVKGAKKFALKAQNLFPSLDGISQMIATLDVYLAAEKRINGESDWYAILSVNAFADEETLRKHYRKLALQLHPDKNKSVGAEGAFKLISEAWSVLSDNKRKMTYDQNRNVNGYQNKDHSVHSSANGFHSSSNASTSNKRARKSNNASGPSAVSQSHTINLNTFWTSCKQCRMQYEYLRIYLNHNLLCPNCHQAFLAVEIGIPGNAANSSIPWSAKQHQQNSNHNYTLKNGYSSGFSTSTFPGTGPTESQNGGNLDSYSHQNFQWSSFSGSAGTASTTDSAFQAANLNHKKFEKMKRKHEKAQAAAQREESFRADGHIYKSTIDESGNYNAGHTVSGYGRGRSISKVGRPAKRRSNGDQSSIYHQTDEAENLHTNVQKTVNPDVQKANCVLEDIPRTRMTARQNNFVREFSQINIRQMLVEKAKATVVEKLEEWNLAQTTKLGEKEKLKQKNGQEAVVMDGDTGKQACLDDSHDKDSTHDHDDNLDKKVLKLVSIDVPDPDFYDFDRDRQERTFEGDQVWATYDSEDGMPRLYAMVQKVLSLNPFRIRMSFLNSKSNSELGPINWIDSGFAKTCGEFRVSRYQISDTVNIFSHKVRWDKGPRGVIRIVPKKGDTWALYRNWSPDWNELTPDDVIYNYEMVEVLDDYNDEDGVSVIPLVKVAGFKAVFHRHMGPTEIKRISREEMFRFSHQVPSHLLTDEEAHNALKGCLELDPAATPVELLQIITEVKVDLGMEANEQQSGN; the protein is encoded by the coding sequence ATGGACTGTAACAGGGAGAAGGCCCTCAAGGCAAAAGAAACCGCGGAAAGGAAATTCAATGCAAAGGACGTCAAGGGTGCCAAGAAGTTTGCCTTGAAGGCCCAAAATCTCTTCCCATCGCTGGATGGCATAAGCCAGATGATTGCCACTCTGGATGTTTATCTTGCAGCAGAAAAGAGGATCAATGGGGAGAGTGACTGGTACGCGATTCTCTCGGTGAATGCCTTTGCAGATGAAGAGACACTCCGGAAACATTACAGGAAGTTAGCTCTCCAGCTACACCCTGACAAGAACAAGTCTGTAGGGGCCGAAGGTGCCTTCAAGCTCATTTCCGAGGCTTGGAGTGTGTTGTCTGATAACAAAAGGAAAATGACATATGATCAGAACAGAAATGTCAATGGCTATCAGAACAAAGATCATTCTGTTCATAGTAGTGCCAATGGTTTCCACTCATCTTCCAACGCCTCGACCTCCAACAAAAGAGCTCGAAAGAGCAACAATGCTTCCGGCCCATCTGCTGTCTCTCAGTCTCATACAATAAATTTGAACACGTTTTGGACATCATGCAAACAATGCAGGATGCAGTACGAATACCTCAGAATTTACCTTAATCACAATCTTTTATGTCCCAACTGCCATCAAGCCTTCTTGGCTGTTGAGATAGGAATTCCAGGTAATGCAGCCAATTCTTCTATTCCTTGGTCAGCCAAGCAGCACCAACAGAATTCAAACCATAATTACACACTAAAAAATGGCTATAGTTCTGGGTTCAGTACCTCCACTTTTCCTGGAACAGGACCTACAGAATCCCAGAATGGGGGAAATCTTGATTCTTATAGCCATCAGAACTTCCAATGGAGCTCTTTCAGTGGATCAGCTGGGACTGCTAGCACAACAGATTCTGCTTTTCAAGCTGCAAACCTAAACCACAAGAAATTTGAGAAAATGAAAAGAAAGCATGAGAAGGCACAAGCAGCGGCTCAGAGGGAAGAGTCTTTCCGGGCAGATGGTCATATCTATAAGAGTACAATCGACGAATCTGGAAATTATAATGCTGGTCACACTGTCAGTGGTTATGGTCGGGGTCGATCTATATCCAAGGTTGGCAGACCAGCAAAAAGGAGAAGCAATGGTGATCAAAGCAGCATTTATCATCAAACAGATGAGGCAGAGAATTTGCATACAAACGTTCAGAAAACTGTTAACCCTGACGTTCAAAAGGCTAATTGTGTTCTTGAGGATATTCCTAGAACTAGAATGACTGCAAGACAGAACAATTTTGTTAGGGAGTTTTCACAGATTAATATTCGACAAATGCTGGTAGAGAAGGCCAAGGCAACAGTTGTTGAAAAGCTAGAAGAATGGAACTTAGCTCAAACAACCAAGTTGGGAGAAAAAGagaaattaaagcagaaaaatggaCAAGAAGCAGTTGTAATGGATGGGGATACAGGCAAACAGGCCTGCTTGGATGATTCCCATGATAAGGATTCAACACATGACCATGATGACAATTTGGATAAGAAAGTCCTTAAACTTGTATCGATCGATGTACCTGATCCTGATTTCTATGACTTTGACAGGGATCGCCAGGAGAGGACTTTTGAAGGTGATCAGGTATGGGCTACGTATGACAGTGAAGATGGCATGCCACGACTCTATGCCATGGTTCAAAAAGTTCTCTCTCTGAATCCTTTCAGGATCCGCATGAGTTTTCTTAATTCGAAGTCCAACAGTGAATTGGGACCAATTAACTGGATAGACTCTGGATTTGCAAAGACATGCGGAGAATTCAGGGTGAGCAGATATCAAATAAGTGATACAGTTAATATATTCTCACATAAAGTTAGATGGGACAAAGGTCCCCGAGGAGTCATTAGAATTGTGCCTAAGAAAGGTGATACTTGGGCCTTATATAGGAACTGGTCTCCAGATTGGAATGAGCTCACACCTGATGATGTGATATACAATTATGAAATGGTGGAAGTACTCGATGATTATAATGACGAGGATGGTGTGTCTGTGATTCCATTGGTGAAAGTCGCTGGATTTAAAGCAGTTTTCCATCGACATATGGGCCCAACAGAAATTAAGAGGATCTCTAGAGAAGAGATGTTTCGTTTTTCGCATCAGGTTCCTTCTCATCTGCTTACAGATGAAGAAGCTCATAATGCTCTGAAGGGATGCCTTGAATTGGACC